The Ictidomys tridecemlineatus isolate mIctTri1 chromosome 6, mIctTri1.hap1, whole genome shotgun sequence genome includes a region encoding these proteins:
- the Kera gene encoding keratocan — MASTISFIIWVLFVTDTVWTQNVRQVYEVHEPGDWMIEDFDCPRECFCPPSFPTALYCENRGLKEIPAIPSRIWYLYLENNQIETIPEKPFENATQLRWINLNKNKITNYGIEKGALSQLKKLLFLFLEDNELEEVPSPLPRSLEQLQLARNKVSRIPQGTFSNLENLTLLDLQHNKLLDNAFQRDTFKGLKNLMQLNMAKNALRNMPPRLPANTMQLFLDNNSIEGIPENYFNVIPKVAFLRLNHNKLSDSGLPSSGFDVSSILDLQLSHNQLTKFPRINAHLQHLHLDHNKIKRVNVSVICPTSTALHAEQDVFIHGPQLSYLRLDGNEIRPPIPMDLMTCFRLLQAVII, encoded by the exons ATGGCAAGCACAATCAGTTTCATCATCTGGGTGTTGTTCGTAACAGACACGGTGTGGACTCAGAATGTGAGACAGGTCTATGAGGTACATGAGCCAGGGGATTGGATGATTGAAGACTTCGATTGTCCCAGGGAATGCTTCTGTCCCCCAAGTTTCCCTACTGCTTTATATTGTGAAAATCGAGGTCTCAAAGAAATCCCTGCTATTCCTTCACGGATCTGGTATCTGTACCTTGAGAACAACCAGATAGAAACCATTCCTGAGAAGCCGTTCGAGAATGCCACCCAGTTGAGATggataaatttaaataagaacaaaataaccAACTATGGAATTGAAAAAGGAGCCCTAAGTCAGCTGAAGAAGctgcttttcttatttcttgaagACAATGAGCTAGAAGAAGTACCTTCTCCATTGCCAAGAAGTTTAGAACAGTTACAGTTAGCTAGAAACAAAGTGTCCAGAATTCCTCAAGGGACCTTTAGCAATCTAGAAAATCTAACCCTTCTGGATCTGCAGCACAATAAACTATTAGACAACGCCTTTCAAAGAGACACCTTCAAGGGACTCAAGAACCTCATGCAGCTAAATATGGCCAAGAATGCTCTGAGGAACATGCCACCAAGATTACCAGCCAACACAATGCAACTGTTCCTGGACAACAATTCCATTGAAGGAAtaccagaaaattattttaatgtaattcctaaaGTGGCCTTCCTGAGGCTCAACCATAACAAATTATCAGATTCAGGGCTCCCATCCAGTGGGTTTGATGTGTCATCCATTCTAGATCTTCAACTGTCTCATAATCAACTCACAAAGTTTCCCCGCATCAATGCCCACCTGCAACACCTTCACCTGGATCACAACAAAATTAAAC GTGTGAACGTCTCTGTAATCTGTCCTACATCTACGGCACTGCATGCAGAACAAGATGTCTTTATTCATGGACCTCAGCTGAGCTACCTCCGTCTGGATGGAAATGAAATCAGGCCACCCATCCCAATGGATTTAATGACGTGCTTCAGGCTTCTTCAGGCTGTCATTATTTAA